The following are encoded together in the Pedobacter steynii genome:
- a CDS encoding TolC family protein, giving the protein MKTRKLLFALVVLLGSGHAGFAQQKLSLEEAISTALKNNYDIRLVNNEIQIAKNNINPGNAGMLPKLTADYSRGGSNQNTVQTQATGTERRTDGARSTNQSYGAALGWTIFDGFQMFANYDRLKELQKLGEVNAKGTVIATVADVINGYYALVRQQQLVMATDTALDISRMRLTIAKNKLEIGRGSKLDVLSATVDYNADTSLYLQQKNVLRTNMVTLNQVMARDLNLVFEVDQNMKIERDLNYTELSGLAQQLNPALQSAFINKKIAELNLKQVKGQRYPTVGLNSGYEFSNSTSPTGFNTQFRARGFTYGVTASLNLFNGFLQRQNERNAKVEINTTELNLEKARQDINAQLLSAYQNYLTNLDLLKIEKNNVDIAKQNLDITLEKYRLGSISPLELREAQRNSITAITRYLDAQYQAKLTEISLKEISGTLNIQ; this is encoded by the coding sequence ATGAAAACCCGGAAACTTCTATTTGCCCTGGTGGTGCTGCTCGGAAGTGGCCATGCGGGCTTTGCACAACAAAAACTGAGTTTGGAAGAAGCCATCAGTACTGCCTTAAAAAACAATTATGACATCCGGCTGGTTAATAATGAAATCCAGATTGCAAAAAATAATATCAACCCCGGCAATGCAGGAATGCTTCCTAAACTTACGGCCGATTACAGCAGAGGAGGCAGCAATCAGAATACGGTACAGACCCAAGCTACAGGAACAGAACGGAGAACAGACGGGGCGAGAAGCACCAATCAAAGCTATGGGGCAGCTTTAGGATGGACTATATTTGATGGTTTCCAGATGTTTGCCAATTACGACCGGCTTAAAGAATTGCAAAAATTGGGAGAAGTGAATGCAAAAGGAACAGTCATTGCCACAGTTGCCGATGTAATCAACGGCTATTATGCTTTAGTCAGACAACAGCAACTGGTCATGGCTACAGACACGGCACTCGACATTTCAAGGATGCGTTTAACCATAGCTAAAAACAAGCTGGAGATTGGAAGAGGCTCTAAACTGGATGTACTTTCCGCTACTGTAGATTATAATGCAGATACCTCACTTTATTTGCAACAGAAAAATGTGCTCAGAACAAATATGGTGACCTTAAACCAGGTTATGGCCAGAGACCTGAATCTGGTTTTCGAGGTAGATCAAAATATGAAAATAGAAAGGGATTTAAATTATACAGAGTTGTCTGGTCTGGCTCAGCAACTCAATCCTGCTCTACAATCCGCATTTATCAATAAAAAAATTGCAGAACTTAACCTGAAACAAGTAAAAGGGCAGCGCTATCCTACAGTGGGTCTGAACAGCGGCTACGAATTCTCTAACAGCACCAGCCCTACAGGCTTTAATACACAATTCAGGGCAAGGGGTTTCACTTATGGCGTTACAGCCAGCCTAAACTTGTTTAACGGCTTCCTGCAGCGCCAAAACGAGCGTAATGCAAAAGTAGAAATCAACACCACAGAACTGAATCTGGAAAAAGCAAGACAAGATATCAACGCGCAACTCCTTTCTGCTTATCAGAATTACCTGACCAATCTTGACCTGCTGAAAATAGAGAAGAACAATGTGGATATCGCGAAACAAAACCTGGACATCACGCTTGAAAAATACAGGTTGGGAAGTATCTCTCCATTGGAGCTAAGAGAGGCCCAAAGAAACTCCATTACAGCCATTACCCGATATCTGGATGCACAATATCAGGCGAAACTTACTGAAATCAGCTTAAAAGAAATCAGTGGCACTCTAAATATTCAATAA
- a CDS encoding efflux RND transporter periplasmic adaptor subunit, with product MKLRYIIYTLIGLGIAYLVYYRISANKKIADEGAGMGKGKGGPGKGLQVNGIVVKTGDFSNDLEVTGTLEANESVELHSEVSGLVTSINFKEGSNVTKGSLLVKINDRDIQAQLQDALTKQKLSATNENRSRQLLEKGAISQEEYDTSLANLQSLKAQAQLIRAQLAKTSIFAPFSGKIGLRSISEGVYLTPAAVIANLSSINPLKISFSVPEKYIGQIKNGSEVSFTTDGYTKTFTGKVFAIEPGINTQTRTLQIKALVPNPNNELFPGSFAKIKLALTTTKDAIMIPNEAVIPVLKGKIVFISKNGKAQQVEVEAGTRTAENIVITSGLKVGDTVLTTGAMALKQDAPVKVTVVKN from the coding sequence ATGAAACTAAGATACATCATCTATACCCTGATCGGTCTGGGCATTGCCTATTTAGTCTATTACCGGATCTCTGCCAATAAAAAGATTGCAGATGAGGGTGCTGGAATGGGGAAAGGAAAAGGTGGTCCTGGAAAGGGTTTACAGGTGAATGGGATTGTTGTTAAAACAGGTGATTTCAGCAATGACCTGGAAGTAACCGGAACATTGGAAGCCAATGAATCAGTAGAGTTGCACAGTGAAGTTTCCGGTCTGGTGACCAGCATCAATTTTAAAGAAGGGTCCAATGTGACTAAAGGCAGTTTGCTCGTTAAAATTAACGACCGCGATATTCAGGCACAATTACAAGATGCTTTAACGAAACAAAAACTCTCGGCAACTAATGAAAATCGTTCCAGACAATTATTAGAAAAAGGAGCAATCAGTCAGGAAGAATATGATACTTCTCTCGCCAATCTTCAATCCCTGAAAGCACAGGCACAACTGATCCGTGCCCAACTGGCAAAGACCTCAATTTTCGCTCCTTTTAGTGGAAAAATAGGACTACGGTCTATATCAGAGGGGGTATACCTAACCCCAGCAGCAGTGATTGCCAATCTATCCAGTATAAACCCTTTAAAAATCAGCTTCTCTGTTCCGGAAAAGTACATCGGACAAATTAAAAACGGATCGGAGGTATCTTTCACAACAGATGGGTATACAAAGACATTTACCGGAAAAGTTTTTGCGATAGAACCTGGAATCAATACCCAAACCCGGACTTTGCAGATCAAAGCCCTTGTGCCTAACCCCAACAATGAACTCTTTCCAGGATCTTTCGCAAAGATCAAACTTGCCCTTACCACAACGAAAGATGCGATCATGATTCCCAATGAGGCCGTTATTCCGGTATTAAAGGGAAAAATAGTCTTCATCAGTAAAAATGGCAAGGCCCAGCAAGTTGAAGTAGAAGCGGGAACGCGGACTGCTGAAAATATTGTCATTACTTCGGGATTGAAAGTAGGTGATACTGTGCTGACGACTGGTGCAATGGCCTTAAAACAGGATGCCCCTGTAAAAGTAACTGTGGTTAAAAATTAA
- a CDS encoding GNAT family N-acetyltransferase, with protein sequence MRITKIDDHIPMDLFLLADPAEQSILGYLPDSLVYIAKIEGETVGGYILYPLGDGKYELKNIAVLSGYQNKGIGTELLRHLFEVVKELKGKSVEVGTGTFGYQLAFYQRAGFRADRIDKDFFLLNYKEAIFENGIQHKDMLRLLIKL encoded by the coding sequence ATGAGGATTACAAAAATAGATGACCATATTCCAATGGATTTGTTTCTGCTAGCAGATCCGGCAGAGCAAAGTATCCTGGGGTACCTTCCGGATTCATTGGTTTATATTGCCAAAATTGAGGGAGAAACCGTCGGTGGTTATATCCTGTATCCCCTGGGAGATGGTAAGTACGAGCTTAAAAATATTGCCGTCCTTTCCGGATATCAAAATAAGGGAATCGGTACTGAATTACTTCGGCACCTTTTTGAGGTGGTAAAAGAACTGAAAGGAAAAAGCGTGGAAGTTGGAACTGGTACCTTTGGCTATCAGCTGGCTTTTTATCAACGCGCCGGATTCAGAGCCGACAGAATTGATAAAGATTTCTTTTTACTGAATTATAAAGAAGCTATTTTTGAAAACGGGATTCAACATAAAGACATGCTTCGCCTGTTGATTAAACTGTAA
- a CDS encoding GAF domain-containing protein, with translation MENNIGSTLVPSDEDARLENLKKYKILYTKTEPIFDQLAALTATMMNTPIAMINFVDRDKVWTKADQSGHAGLEVDREVSLCSLAILNDSVTVFEDLIQDPCLISNPLIVGESGLRFYAAASITTNEGFRVGAVCIVDKKPRVFKEEDRKKLELIALMVRKEMNKRIGITELEPQAV, from the coding sequence TTGGAAAACAACATAGGAAGTACCTTGGTTCCGTCGGATGAAGATGCCCGATTGGAAAATTTAAAAAAGTATAAAATTCTATATACTAAAACTGAGCCTATATTTGATCAGCTTGCTGCCCTTACAGCAACAATGATGAATACACCTATTGCAATGATCAACTTTGTGGATCGGGATAAAGTATGGACGAAAGCGGATCAGAGCGGCCATGCCGGACTGGAAGTGGACCGTGAAGTCAGCCTGTGTTCATTGGCGATCTTAAATGACAGCGTGACGGTGTTTGAGGACCTGATTCAGGATCCCTGTCTGATCTCCAACCCACTGATTGTCGGAGAATCAGGTCTGCGCTTTTACGCTGCGGCATCCATTACGACCAATGAAGGTTTTAGAGTAGGAGCAGTTTGCATCGTAGATAAGAAGCCGAGGGTGTTCAAAGAGGAAGACCGGAAGAAGCTGGAATTGATTGCGCTGATGGTGAGAAAAGAAATGAATAAAAGGATAGGAATAACAGAGCTTGAACCTCAAGCCGTGTAA
- a CDS encoding PorP/SprF family type IX secretion system membrane protein: MKNLVKIIIAGAFLSLGTQRVIAQIDPHFSQYYAHPLWLNPALTGVTDGEYRVSINAKQQWGSISNSYLTGGASFDMAPVKNLAFGAMVLNQNAGDISYNHLSALASAAYRIHFGRNGQNMVNFGVQAGILNKSFDASKITLGSQFNPVTGYDPNFGISESFASSNTLVPDVNAGVMYFDGNPDQRVNVFAGAMAAHLTRPIDKFLGTDVRMPIRYAVHGGARVKVTDMLDITPNALYMKQGNAKETSIGAYAKVMLNPEADLMFGTNYRVDDAAIAFFGLNIKNMVFGVSYDFNTSFNKSTRSQGGLELSISFTRRRGIVGPNFFCPRL, translated from the coding sequence ATGAAGAACCTAGTAAAAATTATAATAGCAGGCGCGTTTTTAAGCTTAGGAACGCAAAGGGTTATCGCACAGATTGATCCTCATTTCTCACAGTATTACGCCCATCCACTATGGTTAAACCCGGCGCTGACCGGGGTTACTGATGGTGAATACAGGGTCTCTATAAATGCTAAACAGCAGTGGGGCTCAATTTCCAATTCATATTTAACCGGGGGTGCGTCATTTGATATGGCCCCCGTTAAAAATCTCGCTTTTGGTGCAATGGTATTGAATCAGAATGCCGGTGATATTAGTTATAACCACCTGAGTGCACTGGCCTCTGCAGCCTATAGAATTCATTTTGGCCGTAACGGACAAAATATGGTAAACTTCGGCGTTCAGGCAGGAATTCTGAATAAGAGTTTTGACGCTTCCAAGATTACATTGGGTAGTCAGTTTAACCCGGTAACCGGCTATGATCCGAACTTTGGAATCAGCGAATCTTTTGCCTCCTCTAATACACTTGTTCCTGATGTCAATGCAGGAGTAATGTATTTTGATGGAAATCCAGATCAGCGTGTGAACGTCTTTGCAGGCGCAATGGCTGCTCATCTGACCAGACCGATCGACAAATTTCTGGGTACCGATGTACGCATGCCGATCCGTTATGCTGTACATGGCGGAGCGAGGGTTAAAGTGACCGATATGCTGGACATTACCCCGAATGCATTGTATATGAAACAAGGAAATGCTAAAGAAACCTCTATAGGTGCTTATGCCAAAGTAATGTTAAACCCGGAAGCTGACCTCATGTTTGGAACAAACTATCGGGTCGATGATGCTGCAATTGCCTTCTTTGGTCTTAATATTAAAAACATGGTGTTTGGTGTGAGTTATGACTTTAATACTTCCTTCAATAAATCTACCCGTAGTCAGGGCGGATTGGAGTTGTCGATTTCATTTACCAGAAGAAGAGGAATTGTTGGCCCGAATTTCTTTTGTCCAAGATTATAA
- a CDS encoding OmpA family protein gives MKLKILLVLCLLSNIVSAQFVTNSKRVADVYYLNKEYYAAAEYYKKALQISADSSGFVVPYGFETKMKQESPKKEDYEYSVFQLAESLRQYKNFTDAEKWYAIAKDFNNPKYILSTFWYGVTLRANQNYTEAIHAFETFQKKYTAQDEYSARAKTEIASCRFALYEVSHPRLFKLGRLKNDINQAGSNYTPLLRGNNFYFTSSRPIGSAGKNIVLSDTKNSSKVTRRQTPYVNAIYETSGNPLTESISVKKIPASSKDKELATPAFLPNGKVMFITGWSAKETRKIYQLNSASETGKDWSEPVELGGNINVKGFNAMQPSVTKNGKYLIFSSDRPGGQGKYDLWYCAIRPDGSLGQAVNMGNTVNTSGDEEAPYYNVKNKKLLYSSNGRVGLGGFDFYESDGDFDSWSEPRNLGYPLNSSKDDLYFTPRDDSDEEGYISSDRESLCCLEIFHVKREYLSIRGAILDCLTGKPLENVVVTLADSLQQFKFTTGTDGKYNFKVNSNRQLKITAEKEKYFIKTLSYSYDQLAQKDTLFSEEICLTPYEKDKPIVLKDVLYEFDKADLTADSKVKMDYLYTIMVDNPKIEIELSAHTDSKGTPAYNLDLSDRRAKSCVDYLVAKGISESRMTSKGYGMTMPVAPNKLSNGKDNPAGRALNRRTEFKVTKN, from the coding sequence ATGAAACTTAAAATATTACTCGTCCTCTGCCTGCTTAGCAATATTGTCAGTGCTCAGTTTGTAACCAATAGTAAAAGAGTTGCTGATGTCTATTACCTGAATAAGGAATATTATGCGGCAGCAGAATATTATAAAAAAGCGCTGCAGATCTCAGCAGATAGCTCGGGTTTCGTAGTGCCTTATGGCTTTGAAACTAAAATGAAACAGGAGAGTCCAAAGAAAGAAGACTATGAATATAGTGTCTTTCAGTTGGCAGAATCTCTCAGGCAGTATAAAAACTTTACCGATGCAGAGAAATGGTATGCCATCGCTAAAGATTTTAACAACCCGAAATATATCCTGAGTACTTTTTGGTACGGGGTCACTTTAAGGGCTAATCAGAATTATACGGAAGCGATTCATGCTTTTGAGACTTTTCAAAAGAAGTACACTGCTCAGGATGAGTATAGTGCAAGGGCTAAAACTGAAATCGCTTCCTGCAGGTTTGCTTTATATGAGGTCAGCCATCCACGCTTGTTTAAGCTGGGGAGATTGAAGAACGATATCAATCAGGCGGGTTCTAATTATACACCGCTATTAAGAGGAAATAATTTTTATTTTACCTCTTCCAGACCAATTGGAAGTGCGGGTAAAAACATCGTTTTATCGGACACTAAAAATAGTTCAAAAGTAACCAGAAGGCAGACGCCCTATGTAAACGCGATTTATGAAACTTCGGGTAACCCATTAACAGAAAGCATTTCTGTTAAGAAGATTCCGGCAAGTAGTAAAGATAAAGAATTGGCTACTCCGGCTTTTCTTCCAAATGGAAAAGTAATGTTTATCACGGGATGGAGCGCGAAAGAAACCAGAAAAATTTATCAGTTGAATTCGGCTTCCGAAACAGGAAAAGACTGGTCTGAACCAGTAGAACTTGGAGGCAATATTAATGTGAAAGGGTTCAATGCCATGCAGCCTTCAGTAACAAAAAACGGTAAATACCTTATATTTTCTTCAGATCGTCCAGGTGGGCAGGGGAAATACGATTTGTGGTATTGTGCCATTCGCCCGGACGGCTCGTTGGGGCAGGCTGTAAATATGGGGAATACTGTTAATACTTCAGGAGATGAAGAAGCTCCATATTATAATGTGAAGAATAAAAAGTTGTTGTATAGCAGTAACGGCAGAGTAGGGCTCGGGGGCTTCGATTTCTATGAAAGCGATGGAGATTTTGATAGCTGGTCTGAACCGAGAAATCTGGGATATCCACTTAACTCTTCTAAGGATGACTTGTATTTTACACCTCGCGACGATTCGGATGAGGAAGGTTATATCAGTTCGGACCGGGAGTCTTTATGTTGTCTGGAAATCTTTCATGTTAAACGTGAATACCTGAGCATCAGAGGTGCAATTTTAGATTGTCTCACTGGAAAACCATTGGAAAATGTAGTGGTAACTCTTGCCGACTCTCTGCAACAGTTTAAATTTACAACGGGAACAGATGGGAAATATAATTTTAAGGTCAACTCTAATCGTCAGCTAAAAATTACTGCAGAGAAAGAGAAGTACTTTATCAAAACCTTAAGCTATTCTTATGATCAGCTGGCGCAAAAGGATACGCTGTTCAGCGAAGAGATTTGTCTTACTCCGTATGAAAAAGATAAACCAATCGTACTTAAGGATGTATTGTATGAATTTGACAAAGCGGACCTGACCGCAGATTCTAAAGTAAAAATGGATTATCTGTACACCATTATGGTGGACAACCCTAAAATTGAAATTGAGTTAAGTGCTCATACCGATAGCAAAGGAACACCGGCTTATAACCTCGATCTTTCAGACAGACGGGCCAAGTCCTGTGTAGATTACCTCGTTGCAAAAGGAATTTCAGAAAGCAGGATGACGAGCAAGGGGTATGGAATGACTATGCCAGTGGCTCCAAATAAGCTTTCAAATGGAAAAGACAATCCCGCAGGGAGAGCATTAAACAGACGTACAGAATTCAAGGTTACCAAAAATTAA
- a CDS encoding N-acetylglucosamine kinase — MILVADSGSSKTDWMGYSPEETISFSTQGINPYFLNAHDIFKLFSKKKEIASYAEKVKEIYFFGAGCSSPDKVEVISNGISSFFTQAYVSVEHDLIGSAYATCGDQKGLTCILGTGSNISYYDGKNVHSGAHGLGYVLGDEGSGTFFGRKLITNYLYGTMPTELSVKFAQNHQIDKETVVTNLYQKPSPNTYLASISRFMAEHTDHPFIINILREGFQEFVDSNIKDYPNYKSLNCHFVGSIAFYYQDILREVCLNNQVKVGKIYQKPIEGIYNYILRKEGITV; from the coding sequence ATGATTCTAGTAGCAGACAGCGGCTCCTCTAAAACTGATTGGATGGGTTATAGCCCGGAAGAGACGATCAGTTTTAGTACACAGGGTATTAATCCTTATTTTTTGAACGCGCATGATATTTTCAAGCTGTTTTCAAAGAAGAAGGAAATCGCATCTTATGCAGAAAAAGTAAAGGAAATATACTTCTTTGGAGCGGGTTGTTCTTCCCCGGATAAAGTCGAGGTGATCTCCAATGGTATTTCTTCTTTTTTCACTCAGGCTTATGTTTCGGTGGAACATGATTTAATTGGCTCTGCCTACGCTACCTGTGGTGATCAGAAAGGATTAACCTGCATTCTTGGAACAGGCTCTAATATTTCTTATTATGATGGAAAAAATGTACATAGTGGCGCTCATGGTTTAGGCTATGTTTTAGGAGACGAAGGTTCCGGGACTTTCTTCGGGCGAAAGCTCATTACCAATTATCTTTATGGGACTATGCCGACAGAACTAAGCGTAAAATTTGCACAGAACCATCAAATCGACAAGGAGACTGTAGTAACCAATCTCTATCAAAAACCATCTCCCAATACCTATCTTGCTTCTATCAGCCGTTTCATGGCAGAACATACAGACCACCCTTTCATTATTAATATTTTACGCGAAGGCTTTCAGGAGTTTGTAGACAGCAACATCAAAGATTATCCAAACTATAAAAGTCTGAACTGTCATTTTGTGGGCTCCATTGCTTTTTATTATCAGGATATCCTAAGAGAAGTTTGTTTAAACAATCAGGTGAAGGTAGGCAAAATCTATCAGAAGCCTATTGAAGGAATCTACAACTATATCCTTAGAAAAGAAGGAATTACAGTTTAA
- a CDS encoding efflux RND transporter permease subunit — translation MSISTTSIKRPVLAIVMNLMILLFGVIGYNFLGVREYPNIDPTVVSVRTSYPGANSDIIESQITEPLEKSINGIDGIRNISSSSNQGSSNITIEFNLNKDIDDAANDVRDKVSQAARSLPKDIDGNPVVSKADANSDAVITMTIQSDKRNVMELSDYAENVIADRLQTITGVSTVQIQGQRKYAMRIRISPDKLAAYGLTSQDIVTALNNENVELPSGKITGANTELIVKTLGKLTNEEEFNNLILKNDTDNVVRLKDVGYAVLGSENEETILRESGKPMVAVGLVPQPGANYLDISKEFDKRFEQLQKDVPKDIKLNISLDTTKFIKMSVTEVAETIILSLILVILIIYLFFRDWAIAIRPLLDIPVSLIFTFFIMYIFGFSINVLSLLAIVLATGLVVDDGIVVTENIFKKVEEGYSPFEAAIKGSNEIFFAVISISVTLAAVFLPVIFLEGFVGRLFREFGIVIGAAVLISAFVSLTLTPMLNAYLMKKTGHEKSKFYNLTEPYFVKLNDSYADNLNKFLNKKWLSIPIILVCVAMIALFWKILPKETAPYDDRSAINMRVTTPEGSSFAYTDRFMMKIQQMISDSIPDTKVNITITSPGFGGSGSTNSGFIRMGLSDPGDRGLTQDQIAAKLTRITRRYTEGKVVVTQQPTISVGRRGGLPVNYIIQAQNFEKLRDKVPLFMDEVAKDPTFTTSDVDLKFNKPEIDLTIDRDKAKNLGVSVSDIGMALQLGLSGQRFSYFFMNGKQYQVIGQFEMNDRKDPLDLSSVYVRNNKNELIQVDNMVTAREKSSPPQLYRNNRFISATVSAGLAPGKSIGEGIEAMDRISAKILDESFSTDLGGESRDFQESSSNTLFAFGLALLLVYLILSAQFESFVDPVIIILTVPMAVAGAFLSLWLFGQSWNIFSQIGTIMLIGLVTKNGILIVEFANQLKETGKSVHDAIREASVSRLRPILMTSLAIAIGALPIAMALGAAAKSRMGMGIVIVGGTLFALILTLFVIPAIYSYWSKEHKANTELELSLKAALAEESSEKTAH, via the coding sequence ATGAGTATTTCAACCACCAGTATAAAAAGGCCAGTTCTGGCCATCGTAATGAACCTGATGATCCTCCTTTTTGGCGTCATTGGTTATAATTTCCTGGGCGTTAGGGAGTATCCGAATATTGACCCTACGGTCGTTTCCGTAAGGACATCTTATCCGGGCGCAAACTCAGACATCATTGAATCCCAGATTACAGAACCCCTGGAGAAATCCATTAATGGTATTGATGGGATCAGGAATATTTCCTCTTCCAGCAATCAGGGAAGCAGTAACATCACCATAGAATTTAACCTGAATAAGGACATCGATGACGCAGCAAATGATGTACGTGATAAAGTATCACAAGCCGCAAGAAGCCTTCCCAAAGATATTGACGGAAATCCGGTGGTGAGTAAAGCAGATGCCAACTCGGATGCGGTAATCACCATGACCATTCAAAGTGATAAACGCAATGTGATGGAGCTCAGTGATTATGCAGAAAATGTTATTGCAGACCGCCTGCAGACCATCACAGGTGTTAGTACTGTACAGATCCAGGGTCAGCGGAAATATGCAATGAGAATCCGGATTTCACCGGATAAGCTGGCTGCTTATGGGCTAACCTCACAGGATATCGTTACCGCACTTAACAATGAAAATGTGGAACTTCCATCCGGAAAAATTACAGGGGCAAATACAGAGCTGATCGTAAAGACCCTTGGAAAACTGACCAATGAAGAAGAGTTTAACAACCTTATTCTGAAAAATGACACCGATAATGTGGTTCGTTTAAAGGATGTCGGTTATGCAGTGCTCGGTTCAGAAAACGAGGAAACCATATTAAGAGAATCAGGTAAACCCATGGTGGCGGTAGGACTTGTTCCTCAACCGGGGGCAAATTACCTGGACATCTCAAAAGAGTTTGACAAGAGATTTGAACAATTACAGAAAGATGTCCCTAAAGACATTAAGCTAAACATCTCTTTAGATACCACTAAGTTCATTAAAATGTCTGTAACGGAAGTTGCGGAAACCATTATTCTTTCCCTGATCCTGGTGATCCTGATTATTTATTTGTTTTTCAGGGATTGGGCAATTGCCATCAGACCTTTATTGGATATCCCTGTATCATTGATTTTCACCTTCTTTATCATGTACATTTTTGGATTCTCCATCAATGTTTTGTCTTTACTGGCCATCGTTCTGGCCACCGGATTGGTGGTGGATGATGGGATTGTAGTGACCGAAAACATTTTTAAAAAGGTGGAAGAAGGCTACTCCCCATTTGAAGCAGCGATCAAAGGATCTAATGAGATATTTTTCGCAGTGATCTCCATCTCCGTAACGCTGGCAGCAGTATTTTTACCAGTGATCTTTCTGGAGGGATTCGTCGGGCGGCTCTTTCGGGAGTTCGGGATTGTAATTGGCGCCGCCGTGCTCATTTCGGCCTTTGTATCCCTCACCCTGACCCCAATGCTAAATGCTTACCTGATGAAAAAAACAGGGCATGAAAAGTCTAAGTTTTATAACCTTACAGAACCCTATTTTGTTAAATTGAACGACAGTTATGCGGATAACCTGAATAAGTTCCTCAATAAAAAATGGCTATCTATCCCCATTATTCTGGTCTGTGTGGCCATGATCGCATTATTCTGGAAAATTTTACCGAAAGAAACAGCTCCTTATGATGACCGTAGTGCGATCAATATGCGTGTAACCACACCGGAAGGCTCTTCTTTTGCCTATACAGATCGCTTCATGATGAAAATTCAGCAGATGATCAGCGATTCTATTCCGGATACAAAAGTCAATATCACCATTACTTCCCCGGGATTTGGTGGATCAGGATCTACAAATAGTGGGTTTATCCGGATGGGGTTATCCGATCCCGGCGACCGTGGTCTTACTCAGGATCAAATTGCTGCCAAGCTAACGAGGATTACCAGAAGATATACCGAAGGAAAAGTTGTCGTTACCCAGCAACCTACGATTTCTGTAGGCCGAAGGGGCGGGTTACCGGTTAATTACATCATCCAGGCTCAAAACTTTGAGAAACTCAGGGATAAAGTTCCTTTGTTTATGGATGAAGTAGCCAAAGATCCTACTTTCACCACTTCTGATGTGGACCTTAAATTCAATAAACCGGAAATCGATTTAACCATCGACAGAGATAAAGCGAAAAATCTCGGAGTATCAGTATCAGATATAGGAATGGCACTTCAGCTGGGCTTAAGTGGTCAGCGTTTCTCTTATTTCTTTATGAATGGCAAACAATATCAAGTAATCGGGCAATTTGAGATGAACGACCGTAAAGATCCTTTAGACCTGAGCTCTGTTTATGTAAGAAATAACAAAAATGAATTGATTCAGGTAGACAATATGGTGACGGCAAGAGAAAAAAGTAGTCCGCCACAGTTATACAGAAATAACCGTTTTATCTCGGCTACAGTTTCCGCCGGATTGGCACCAGGCAAAAGCATCGGTGAAGGAATTGAAGCCATGGACAGGATTTCAGCTAAGATACTGGATGAATCATTTTCTACAGATCTTGGCGGTGAATCCAGGGATTTCCAGGAAAGTTCTTCCAATACACTATTCGCCTTTGGACTTGCCTTATTGCTGGTATACCTGATCCTTTCTGCACAATTTGAGAGTTTTGTAGATCCTGTGATTATCATTCTCACTGTGCCAATGGCCGTTGCCGGGGCCTTTTTATCACTCTGGCTATTTGGTCAAAGCTGGAATATCTTCAGCCAGATCGGGACGATCATGCTGATCGGACTGGTAACTAAAAATGGAATCTTAATTGTAGAATTCGCCAATCAGCTAAAAGAAACAGGAAAAAGTGTTCATGACGCGATCAGAGAGGCTTCAGTTTCCAGACTCAGGCCAATCCTAATGACCAGTCTGGCCATTGCTATTGGAGCACTTCCAATTGCCATGGCTTTAGGAGCCGCAGCAAAAAGCAGGATGGGAATGGGAATTGTGATCGTTGGCGGAACTTTGTTCGCCCTGATATTAACCCTGTTTGTAATTCCGGCTATTTACTCCTACTGGTCTAAAGAGCACAAAGCAAATACAGAATTAGAACTTTCATTAAAGGCGGCTTTAGCTGAAGAGAGTTCAGAAAAAACAGCACATTAA